The Sesamum indicum cultivar Zhongzhi No. 13 linkage group LG2, S_indicum_v1.0, whole genome shotgun sequence genome contains a region encoding:
- the LOC105177201 gene encoding E3 ubiquitin-protein ligase UPL2 isoform X1 translates to MASIRSSLPSRLRQLLSSEGAIGPSVKLDAEPPPRVKAFVDKVIQCPLQDIAIPLSGFRWEYGKGNFHHWRPLFLHFDTYFKTYLSCRKDLLLSDDILGDASPFPKQAVLQILRVMQIILENCHNKSSFSGLEHFKLLLASTDPEILIAALEALSALVKITPSKLHASGKLVGCGSVNSCLLSLAQGWGSKEEGLGLYSCVTLHERTHEDGLCLFPSEIQNDSDKLQYRIGSTLYFELRGTSTSVPEASDSTISSGMRVIHLPDIQLREEDDLSLMKFCVQQYNVPLELRFPLLTRIRYARAFRSSRICRLYSKICLLAFVVLVQSSDSHDELVSFLANEPEYTNELIRIVRSEEIISGTIRTLAMTALGAQLAAYSASHERARILSGSSISFAGGNRMILLNVLQRAIMSLNSSADMSSVAFVEALLQFYLLHVISSSSTGSVVRGSGMVPTFLPLLEDSDPTRLHLVCLAVKTLQKLMDYSNTAVTLFRDLGGVELLVHRLQIEVHRVIDFAGSNDNSMVIGECSKNNGDQLYIQKRLVRVLLKALGSATYATNSTRLQNSYDVSLTPTLLMIFSNKEKFGGEIYSSAVTLMSEMIHKDPTCFNILYDLGLPTAFLSSVVAGVLPSPKAITCIPNGLGAICLNSKGLEAVKDSSALRFIVDIFTDRKYVMAMNEGIVPLANAVEELLRHVSSLRGAGVDLIIEIINKTALHGSTKCTGSLGKLDGGDAMEMDSLESEDKDNLGGCPQVGAEDWLVQGISDEQCMQLCIFHVMVLIHRTMENSETCRLFVEKSGIEALLKLLLRPSITQSSEGMSIALHSTMVFKCFTQHHSTPLARAICSSLRTHLRETLTGISGMSGSFLLDPRASPDPHIFSSLSLVEFLLFLAASKDSRWVTAMLTEFGNGNKDVLEDIGRIHREVLWQIALLEDTKAEAEDGSNGSASRQSELGINDTEDARLNSFRQFLDPLLRRQTSGWSFESQFFDLINLYRDLTRSSSLNQRQIVDTPSNLRLEASQEQHQSGSSDLTDSTATKDDDNQRSYHQSCCDMVRSLSIHIAHLFQELGKVMLLPSRRRDDMLNVSPPSKSVASTFASVAMDHMNFGGHVNSSGSEASVSTKCRYFGKVIEFIDGVLLDKPDSCNPVILNCLYGRGVIQTILTTFEATSQLPFAISRAPASPMETDEGRQNEVEDTDRLWIYGPSASYGKLMDHLVTSSFILSPFNKHLLTQPLVNGDIPFPRDAETFVKILQSMVLKAVLPVWTHPRFPECSYEFITTVVNIFRHIFSGVEVRNAGSNVGRVAGPPPNESAISTIVEMGFSRARAEEALRQVGSNSVELAMEWLFSHSEETQEDDELARALAMSLGNSASDTKEDVTNETTQTIEEELVQLPPVDELLSTCRRLLQMKETLAFPVRDLLVMICSQNEGQERPRVVSFIIEQVKLCGSVFDSGNQKVLSAFFHVLALVLNEDAAAREIASKSGLVKVASDLLQLWSCSDDQETSQVPKWVTSAFVAIDRLAQLDTKLNADMLELLKKNDTGNQTSLVIDEDKQSKVHTSFETHSKNLDLQEQKRLIEIACACIKKLLPSETMHAVLQLCSTLTRTHAVAVSFLDAGGLHLLLSLPASSLFVGFDNVAAVIIRHIVEDSQTLQQAMESEIRHSFSTAANRQSSGRVTARNFLSNLSSLVQRDPIIFMQAAKSVCQVEMVGERPYIVLIKDRDKDKCKEKEKEREKTEEKEKQQTNDGKVGIGNTISVPPGSGHGKLLDANSKNSKIHRKPPQSFLSVIDLLLDSIISFIPPPLEDESVSKVGSSSTDMEIDVSASKGKGKAVVALSAANEVNNQESSVSMAKVIFLLKLMTEILLMYSSSVHILVRKDAEVCSYRGSTQRGATACCTGGIFHHVLYKFLPHAKNHRKERKTEVDWRHKLASKANQFLVASCVRSTEARKRIFTEISNVFNDFVDCFDGFKVPRVDIQAVTELLNDVLAARSPTGSYISAEASVTFIEVGLVQSLTRTLRVLDLDHTDSPKVVTGILKVLESVTKEHVHAFESINGRGELLLKSTDPGQPGEGNGGNSHTTEATTHGSENLLPTEPIESSRTIQNYGGSETVTDDMEHDQDIDGGFAAAEDDFMQENAEDTRNLESGLDTVGIRFEIRPSVQGNLDEDEDEDDDEMSGDEGDEVDEDEDEDADDEHNDIEEDEAHHLPHPDTDQDDHEIDEDEFDEEVMEEDEDEEDDEDGVIVRLGEGMNGVNVFDHIEVLGRDSISNETFHVMPVEIFGSRRQGRTTSIYNLLGRSGDSSAPSQHPLLVEPPPSLNAGPPRLSENDRDAYLDRNSEGSSSRLDSFFRSLRNGRQGHRFNLLANDGQLSGGSNSSVIPQGLEELLVSSLRRPSSEKSPDNTTVIESQSKNEVSPSPEFPGTTTENHGSVGGSDAPPPSSAILNSSRSSDSAPPTNDSGQGTETSGRPPQSVEIQYDHADVLRDVEAVSQESSGSGATLGESLRSLDVEIGSADGHDDGGDRQSGADTRIRRVNPLFGNNASIAGRDASLHSVTEVSEDPIREADQSGPPEEEQRNRDTESIDPAFLDALPEELRAEVLSAQPSEAPQSQNPEPQNNGDIDPEFLAALPPDIREEVLAQQRAQRLHQSQELEGQPVEMDTVSIIATFPSDIREEVLLTSSDAILANLTPALVAEANMLRERFARRYNQTLFGIYPRNRRGESSRRGDGLDRVGGVLSRRSMGIKPVEADGSPLVDTEGLKALIRLLRVVQPLYKSEQRLLLNLCAHAETRIDMLKILMDLLMLDKKNSDTDLNATEPPYRLYACQSHVMYSRPQCFDGVPPLVSRRALETLTYLARNHPLVAKLLLELRLPQLILKESPNSDDKRGKSVMLLDEDMVEKNHPEGQASFTMLLGLLNQSLYLRSIAHLEQLLNLLDVIIDNAERKSNSSRDPGASGSEQPTGPLVSTSGSEMKVVSSAASGEGVLTIKASSSVGEQNARTVLNNLPKPELQLLCSLLAREGLSDNAYALVAEVLRKLVAIAPIHCHLFIAELAGSVQSLTKSATEELRIFGDIEKALLSTSTHGAPVLRVLQALSSLVVLLLDKDKKQQILPDTEHTAALSLVWDINAALEPLWQELSNCISKIESYSDMVPDLSSSSVKPSNSVPQLPPGTQNVLPYIESFFVTCEKLHPGQSGAGHDLGITAVSDIDEAAASASQQKMPGHAVKVDEKNAAFVKFSEKHRKLLNAFVRQNPGLLEKSFSLMLKVPRFIDFDNKRSHFRAKIKHQHDHHHSPLRISVRRAYILEDSYNQLRMRSAQDLKGRLTVHFQGEEGIDAGGLTREWYQLLSRVIFDKGALLFTTVGNESTFQPNPNSVYQTEHLSYFKFVGRVVGKALFDGQLLDVHFTRSFYKHILGVKVTYHDIEAIDPDYFKNLKWMLENDISDILDLTFSIDADEEKLILYERAQVTDYELIPGGRNIRVTEENKHQYVDLVAEHRLTTAIRPQINAFMDGFNELIPRDLISIFNDKELELLISGLPDIDLDDMRANTEYSGYSAASPAIQWFWEVVQGFSKEDKARLLQFVTGTSKVPLEGFSALQGISGSQKFQIHKAYGSPDHLPSAHTCFNQLDLPEYPSKQRLEERLLLAIHEANEGFGFG, encoded by the exons ATGGCGAGTATAAGATCGAGCTTGCCGTCGAGGCTTCGGCAACTCCTCTCTAGTGAAGGAGCAATTGGTCCCTCTGTTAAACTTGATGCCGAACCT CCTCCAAGGGTAAAGGCTTTTGTCGACAAGGTGATCCAATGCCCATTACAGGATATAGCAATACCTCTCTCTGGTTTTCGCTGGGAGTATGGCAAG GGGAACTTTCACCATTGGAGACCTCTATTTCTACATTTTGACACATACTTCAAGACATACTTATCTTGTAGAAAGGACCTCCTTTTATCAGATGACATTTTAGGAGATGCGAGCCCATTCCCAAAGCAGGCAGTTTTACAAATTCTCAGAGTTATGCAAATCATCCTAGAAAATTGTCACAACAAGAGTTCTTTTAGTGGTTTAGAG CATTTCAAGCTCTTGCTTGCTTCAACAGATCCTGAAATTCTTATAGCAGCTTTAGAGGCTCTTTCCGCGCTTGTGAAAATAACCCCATCGAAACTCCACGCCAGTGGCAAGCTAGTTGGATGTGGGTCAGTGAACAGTTGTCTTTTATCCCTTGCACAAGGGTGGGGCAGCAAAGAAGAAGGCCTGGGTTTGTATTCATGTGTTACTCTACATGAGAGGACACACGAGGATGGATTATGCTTGTTTCCATCTGAGATACAAAATGATTCTGACAAGTTGCAGTATCGCATAGGATCAACGCTTTATTTTGAGTTGCGTGGCACTTCTACAAGTGTTCCAGAAGCCAGCGATAGTACAATTTCTTCTGGGATGAGGGTGATTCACCTCCCTGATATTCAATTACGTGAAGAGGATGACCTATCACTTATGAAGTTTTGTGTGCAGCAGTATAATGTGCCTTTGGAACTCAGGTTTCCATTATTAACCAGAATCAGATATGCACGTGCATTCCGTTCCTCCAGAATATGCAGGCTTTACAGCAAGATTTGTCTTCTTGCTTTCGTTGTGCTTGTACAGTCCAGTGATTCACATGATgaacttgtttcttttcttgctaATGAGCCAGAATAcacaaatgaattaattagaattgtgAGGTCTGAAGAAATCATTTCTGGAACCATAAGAACACTAGCAATGACTGCTTTGGGGGCCCAGTTAGCCGCATATTCAGCATCTCATGAAAGGGCGCGTATATTGAGTGGATCGAGCATCAGTTTTGCAGGTGGTAATCGGATGATTCTCCTTAATGTATTGCAAAGGGCAATTATGTCACTCAACAGTTCAGCTGATATGTCATCTGTTGCCTTTGTTGAAGCACTTTTGCAGTTTTACTTGTTGCATGTCATATCTTCTTCAAGTACTGGAAGTGTTGTTAGGGGATCTGGGATGGTACCTACCTTTTTACCCCTTCTAGAAGATTCGGATCCAACTCGCCTGCACCTTGTCTGTTTAGCTGTGAAAACTCTACAAAAACTCATGGACTACAGCAATACAGCAGTCACTCTTTTCAGAGATTTGGGTGGAGTGGAGCTTTTGGTTCATAGATTGCAGATTGAAGTGCATAGAGTGATTGACTTTGCTGGGTCTAACGATAACTCTATGGTCATTGGCGAATGTTCTAAAAACAATGGTGATCAGTTATACATACAGAAGAGGCTGGTcagggttttattaaaggCACTTGGTTCCGCCACCTATGCTACAAATTCTACGAGATTACAGAATTCGTATGATGTTTCTTTGACTCCAACTTTGTTAATGATTTTCAGTAACAAGGAAAAATTTGGAGGTGAGATTTACTCCTCAGCTGTGACTCTTATGAGTGAGATGATTCACAAAGATCCAAcgtgttttaatattttgtatgacTTGGGTCTTCCTACTGCATTTCTATCATCAGTGGTGGCTGGCGTACTTCCTTCTCCGAAAGCGATTACATGTATTCCCAATGGTCTTGGGGCTATTTGTCTCAACTCCAAGGGCCTCGAGGCTGTGAAGGATTCTTCTGCTTTGCGCTTCATTGTTGACATTTTTACAGACAGGAAGTATGTGATGGCTATGAATGAAGGTATTGTTCCTTTGGCAAATGCTGTGGAAGAGCTGTTGCGGCATGTCTCCTCATTGAGAGGTGCTGGGGTTGAtctaataattgaaataattaataagacTGCGTTGCATGGGAGCACTAAGTGCACTGGTTCATTGGGAAAACTTGATGGAGGTGATGCAATGGAAATGGATTCTTTGGAATCTGAAGACAAGGACAACTTAGGTGGCTGTCCTCAAGTTGGTGCAGAGGATTGGTTGGTTCAAGGTATCAGTGATGAGCAATGCATGCAGCTTTGCATCTTTCATGTGATGGTACTTATTCACAGGACAATGGAGAATTCTGAAACATGTCGGTTATTTGTAGAAAAATCAGGTATTGAAGCTTTACTGAAGCTTCTTTTACGCCCAAGTATTACTCAATCATCTGAGGGGATGTCCATAGCTTTGCATAGCACTATGGTATTCAAGTGTTTTACACAGCATCATTCTACTCCTCTGGCTCGGGCTATCTGTTCTTCACTGCGCACTCATTTGAGAGAAACTTTGACTGGGATCAGTGGCATGTCTGGATCCTTTCTGCTGGACCCTAGGGCCAGTCCAGAccctcatatattttcttctctctcccttGTTGAATTCCTCTTATTTCTTGCTGCCTCGAAAGACAGTCGGTGGGTAACTGCAATGCTTACTGAATTCGGTAATGGGAATAAAGATGTTTTGGAAGATATTGGCCGTATTCATCGTGAGGTTCTATGGCAGATTGCCTTGCTTGAAGACACTAAGGCTGAAGCAGAGGATGGATCTAATGGTAGTGCTTCACGGCAGTCTGAATTGGGGATTAATGATACTGAAGATGCCAGGTTGAACTCTTTCAGGCAGTTTCTTGATCCTTTACTCAGAAGGCAAACTTCTGGATGGAGCTTTGAGTCCCAGTTTTTTGACCTTATAAATTTGTATCGTGATCTCACTCGTTCTTCGAGTCTTAATCAACGACAGATTGTTGATACCCCTTCAAACTTGCGTCTTGAAGCTAGTCAGGAACAACACCAGTCTGGTTCTTCTGATTTGACAGATTCCACTGCTACAAAGGATGATGACAATCAGAGGTCATACCATCAATCTTGTTGTGATATGGTAAGATCATTGTCAATTCATATTGCCCATTTGTTTCAAGAGTTGGGAAAGGTGATGCTCCTTCCATCTCGGAGGAGGGATGATATGCTAAATGTGTCTCCTCCTTCAAAATCGGTGGCTTCTACCTTTGCTTCTGTAGCTATGGATCACATGAATTTTGGGGGACATGTAAATTCATCTGGATCCGAGGCTTCTGTTTCAACTAAATGTCGCTACTTTGGCAAGGTTATTGAGTTCATTGATGGTGTTCTTTTGGACAAACCTGACTCATGCAATCCTGTTATACTGAATTGCTTATATGGACGAGGAGTTATTCAAACTATCTTGACCACATTTGAGGCAACCAGTCAATTGCCTTTTGCCATCAGTAGAGCGCCTGCCTCTCCTATGGAGACAGATGAAGGGAGGCAAAATGAAGTTGAAGACACAGATCGCTTGTGGATTTATGGACCCTCAGCTAGCTATGGTAAACTTATGGATCACTTGGTGACTTCATCTTTTATTCTATCACCATTCAACAAACATTTGCTTACCCAGCCTCTAGTAAATGGGGATATTCCATTTCCTCGGGATGCAGAAACGTTTGTAAAAATTCTTCAGTCCATGGTTCTGAAGGCTGTACTTCCTGTTTGGACCCACCCACGGTTCCCTGAATGCAGTTATGAGTTCATTACAACAGTTGTCAACATTTTCAGGCACATTTTCTCTGGGGTGGAAGTGAGAAATGCCGGGAGTAATGTGGGTCGTGTGGCTGGTCCTCCTCCAAATGAATCAGCTATTTCCACAATAGTAGAGATGGGGTTTTCCAGGGCAAGAGCAGAAGAGGCATTGAGGCAGGTTGGTTCAAATAGCGTGGAACTTGCAATGGAGTGGTTGTTCTCACATTCTGAGGAAACCCAAGAGGATGATGAACTTGCTCGAGCACTTGCAATGTCTCTTGGAAACTCTGCATCAGACACCAAGGAAGATGTCACAAATGAAACCACTCAAACTATTGAAGAGGAATTGGTGCAACTCCCTCCAGTTGATGAGCTGTTGTCAACATGCAGGAGACTTCTGCAAATGAAAGAGACTTTAGCTTTCCCTGTTAGGGATCTGCTTGTGATGATTTGCTCACAAAATGAGGGCCAGGAAAGGCCAAGAGTTGTTTCATTTATCATCGAGCAAGTGAAGCTTTGTGGTAGTGTATTTGACAGTGGGAACCAGAAAGTACTGTCTGCCTTTTTTCATGTTCTTGCTTTAGTTCTTAACGAAGACGCAGCAGCACGAGAAATAGCTTCAAAAAGTGGTTTGGTTAAAGTTGCATCAGATCTTCTCCAACTGTGGAGTTGTTCTGATGACCAAGAAACATCCCAAGTTCCGAAATGGGTGACTTCAGCTTTTGTTGCTATTGATAGACTTGCTCAATTGGATACAAAACTAAATGCTGATATGTTAGAACTTCTTAAGAAGAATGATACAGGCAATCAAACTTCTCTTGTTATTGATGAAGATAAGCAGAGCAAAGTGCACACCTCTTTTGAGACACACTCGAAGAATTTAGATTTGCAGGAGCAAAAGAGACTTATTGAAATAGCTTGTGCTTGCATCAAAAAGCTATTGCCCTCTGAAACAATGCATGCTGTTTTGCAGCTCTGTTCTACTCTCACTAGAACTCATGCCGTTGCTGTTAGTTTTCTGGATGCTGGTGGTCTGCATTTGCTTCTGTCCTTGCCAGCAAGTAGCTTGTTTGTTGGCTTTGACAATGTTGCAGCTGTTATAATACGCCACATCGTTGAAGATTCCCAAACCCTTCAGCAAGCAATGGAGTCTGAGATACGGCATAGTTTTTCAACTGCTGCTAACCGGCAGTCTAGTGGAAGGGTTACTGCACGTAATTTTCTATCCAATTTAAGTTCACTTGTTCAACGtgatccaatcatttttaTGCAAGCTGCTAAATCTGTGTGTCAAGTTGAGATGGTGGGTGAGAGGCCTTATATTGTACTAATAAAAGATCGCGATAAGGACAAATgcaaagagaaggaaaaagagagagagaagacgGAGGAGAAGGAGAAACAACAAACTAATGATGGGAAGGTAGGCATTGGCAATACAATTTCAGTGCCTCCTGGTAGTGGACATGGGAAGCTTCTTGATGCAAATTCTAAAAACTCCAAAATACACAGAAAACCTCCCCAGagttttctaagtgtaattgaTCTTCTGTTGGATTCAATAATATCTTTCATACCTCCTCCTTTGGAAGATGAATCTGTCAGCAAGGTTGGCTCATCATCAACAGATATGGAAATTGATGTTTCTGCGAGTAAAGGTAAAGGAAAGGCTGTTGTTGCTCTATCTGCTGCAAATGAAGTCAACAATCAAGAATCCTCTGTGTCGATGGCAAAGGtgatatttcttttgaagCTGATGACAGAGATTCTTTTAATGTACAGTTCATCAGTTCATATTCTTGTACGAAAAGATGCCGAAGTTTGCAGCTACAGGGGAAGTACTCAGCGAGGTGCCACTGCTTGCTGCACTGGTGGGATCTTTCACCATGTTCTTTACAAATTTCTTCCACATGCTAAAAATCAtaggaaggaaagaaaaacgGAAGTGGACTGGCGCCATAAACTAGCTAGTAAAGCCAACCAGTTTCTGGTGGCGTCCTGTGTGCGGTCAACTGAGGCGAGGAAAAGAATCTTCACGGAGATCAGTAATGTATTCAATGATTTTGTTGATTGTTTTGACGGATTTAAGGTGCCTAGAGTTGATATTCAGGCTGTTACTGAGTTGCTTAATGATGTGCTGGCTGCTCGGTCACCGACAGGTTCATACATATCTGCCGAAGCTTCTGTTACTTTCATAGAAGTTGGCCTAGTTCAGTCGCTCACCCGCACGCTTCGTGTTTTGGACCTGGATCACACTGATTCCCCGAAGGTTGTCACTGGCATTCTGAAAGTTCTGGAGTCAGTGACCAAGGAACATGTCCATGCATTTGAGTCTATTAATGGAAGAGGGGAACTATTGCTAAAATCTACTGATCCTGGTCAGCCTGGGGAAGGAAATGGTGGTAACTCGCACACAACAGAAGCAACAACTCATGGCAGCGAAAATTTATTGCCAACTGAACCCATTGAGTCATCTCGCACTATTCAGAACTATGGTGGTTCTGAAACTGTCACTGATGATATGGAGCATGACCAGGATATTGATGGGGGCTTTGCTGCTGCTGAAGATGATTTCATGCAGGAAAATGCCGAGGACACAAGGAATCTTGAAAGTGGCCTTGACACGGTAGGGATAAGATTTGAAATTCGGCCTAGTGTACAAGGGAATcttgatgaagatgaagacgAAGATGACGATGAGATGTCCGGTGATGAAGGGGATGAGgttgatgaagatgaagatgaagatgctGATGATGAACACAATGATATTGAAGAAGATGAAGCCCATCACCTCCCACACCCAGATACAGATCAAGATGACCATGAAATTGATGAAGATGAGTTTGATGAGGAGGTGATGGAAGAGGATGAAGACGAAGAGGATGATGAGGATGGTGTTATAGTGCGACTTGGTGAAGGAATGAATGGAGTAAATGTATTCGATCACATAGAGGTTTTGGGCAGAGATAGCATATCCAATGAGACTTTTCATGTTATGCCAGTTGAAATATTTGGCTCCAGACGCCAAGGGCGAACTACATCCATCTATAATCTTCTAGGGAGAAGTGGTGATAGCAGTGCCCCTTCCCAGCATCCCCTTTTGGTGGAACCACCACCTTCATTAAATGCAGGTCCTCCTAGACTCTCAG AGAATGATCGAGATGCTTACCTTGATAGGAACTCTGAGGGTTCCTCATCacgtttggattcatttttcCGGTCGCTCCGGAATGGACGCCAAGGACATCGGTTTAACTTGTTGGCGAATGATGGCCAGCTAAGTGGTGGATCAAACTCATCTGTTATTCCCCAAGGTCTTGAGGAATTACTTGTCTCCAGCTTGAGGCGGCCCTCCTCTGAGAAATCCCCTGACAATACTACAGTGATTGAGTCCCAAAGTAAAAATGAAGTCTCTCCATCTCCTGAGTTTCCTGGTACTACAACTGAAAATCATGGTAGCGTTGGAGGGAGTGACGCACCTCCTCCCTCTTCAGCAATACTGAACAGCTCCAGGAGTAGTGATAGTGCACCTCCTACAAATGATTCTGGTCAGGGAACAGAAACATCAGGTAGACCACCTCAGTCTGTTGAAATTCAATATGACCATGCTGATGTATTGCGTGATGTTGAAGCAGTGAGCCAAGAGAGTAGTGGAAGTGGAGCAACTTTAGGAGAGAGCTTACGGAGTCTAGATGTTGAAATTGGAAGTGCTGATGGCCATGATGATGGTGGAGACAGACAAAGTGGTGCTGATACTCGGATAAGGAGAGTTAATCCTTTATTTGGTAATAATGCATCAATAGCTGGGAGAGATGCATCACTCCACAGTGTCACTGAAGTTTCAGAAGATCCAATTCGAGAAGCAGATCAAAGTGGCCCCCCTGAGGAAGAGCAACGTAATCGTGACACTGAATCTATCGATCCTGCTTTTCTTGATGCACTTCCTGAGGAGTTGCGTGCTGAGGTTCTTTCTGCTCAACCGAGTGAAGCTCCACAGTCACAAAATCCTGAGCCACAAAATAATGGGGATATAGATCCAGAATTTCTTGCAGCACTTCCGCCTGACATCCGTGAAGAAGTTCTGGCACAACAAAGGGCTCAAAGGCTGCATCAGTCCCAAGAGTTGGAAGGTCAACCTGTTGAAATGGATACTGTCTCAATAATTGCCACTTTTCCTTCAGACATACGGGAAGAG GTTCTTCTAACTTCTTCTGATGCTATTCTTGCGAACTTGACACCTGCGCTTGTTGCTGAGGCAAACATGTTGCGCGAAAGGTTTGCACGTAGATATAATCAAACTCTGTTTGGCATATATCCTCGAAACCGTAGGGGTGAGTCTTCTAGGCGAGGTGATGGCTTGGATAGAGTTGGTGGTGTCCTCTCACGTCGATCTATGGGTATTAAACCAGTTGAGGCGGATGGTTCCCCTTTAGTTGACACAGAAGGTTTGAAAGCATTGATTCGGTTGCTTCGTGTAGTTCAG CCACTTTATAAAAGTGAACAAAGACTCCTCTTGAACCTCTGTGCTCATGCTGAAACCAGAATtgatatgttaaaaattttgatggaCTTGTTGATGTTGGATAAAAAGAATTCTGACACTGATCTGAATGCGACGGAACCCCCTTATCGGCTATATGCTTGCCAGAGCCATGTAATGTACTCGCGCCCTCAATGTTTTGATG GTGTTCCGCCTTTAGTGTCTCGACGAGCTTTGGAGACTCTCACCTACCTGGCCCGTAATCATCCTTTGGTTGCAAAGCTATTACTTGAGTTGAGATTGCCACAATTGATCCTTAAGGAGTCACCGAACTCTGATGATAAACGTGGCAAATCTGTTATGCTTCTTGACGAAGATATGGTAGAAAAGAACCACCCGGAAGGGCAGGCGTCTTTTACGATGCTTCTAGGCCTCTTGAACCAATCACTTTATTTAAGAAGCATAGCTCATCTGGAGCAG TTGCTGAATTTATTGGACGTCATTATTGACAATGCTGAGAGGAAATCAAATTCATCTCGTGACCCAGGGGCATCTGGATCTGAACAACCAACTGGTCCTCTCGTTTCCACATCAGGCTCTGAGATGAAAGTAGTTTCCTCTGCGGCTTCAGGGGAGGGTGTTTTGACCATCAAAGCATCATCGTCCGTTGGAGAACAAAATGCTAGAACTGTTCTGAACAATCTGCCGAAACCAGAACTTCAACTACTATGCTCTCTTCTTGCACGCGAAGG TCTGTCAGATAATGCATATGCTCTCGTGGCAGAGGTATTAAGGAAATTGGTGGCTATTGCTCCTATTCATTGTCATCTTTTTATTGCTGAGCTTGCTGGTTCAGTTCAAAGCCTCACCAAGTCTGCAACAGAAGAGTTGCGAATATTTGGGGATATTGAGAAAGCACTACTTAGTACTAGCACTCATGGGGCTCCAGTTCTCAGGGTGTTGCAAGCATTGAGCTCTTTAGTTGTCTTACTTCTTGATAAGGACAAAAAACAACAGATTCTCCCTGATACGGAGCACACTGCTGCACTTTCACTTGTTTGGGATATCAATGCAGCTCTTGAGCCCTTGTGGCAGGAGTTGAGCAACTGCATAAGCAAAATAGAGAGCTATTCAGACATGGTACCTGATCTTTCATCTTCATCTGTTAAACCATCCAATTCTGTGCCTCAACTTCCTCCAGGTACACAGAATGTCTTGCCATACATAGAATCTTTCTTTGTGACGTGTGAGAAGTTGCATCCTGGTCAGTCAGGTGCAGGGCATGATTTGGGTATTACTGCTGTTTCTGATATTGATGAGGCTGCTGCATCTGCTAGTCAGCAGAAGATGCCGGGACATGCTGTGAAAGTGGATGAGAAAAATGCTGCTTTTGTAAAGTTCTCTGAGAAGCATAGAAAACTTCTCAATGCATTTGTCAGGCAAAATCCAGGATTACTTGAAAAGTCCTTTTCGCTCATGCTGAAGGTTCCTcggtttattgattttgataacAAGCGATCTCACTTCAGAGCCAAGATTAAGCATCAGCATGATCATCATCACAGTCCTCTACGAATATCTGTAAGAAGGGCTTATATTCTTGAAGATTCATACAATCAGCTGCGGATGAGGTCGGCACAAGACTTGAAGGGTAGATTGACTGTTCATTTCCAAGGGGAGGAAGGGATTGATGCTGGTGGTCTTACCAGGGAATGGTATCAGTTGCTTTCCAGAGTAATCTTTGACAAGGGGGCGCTATTGTTCACAACGGTGGGGAATGAATCAACATTTCAGCCGAACCCCAACTCTGTTTATCAAACAGAACATCTTTCATACTTCAAATTTGTTGGACGAGTT GTTGGGAAAGCACTATTTGATGGACAGCTTCTTGATGTTCACTTCACTCGGTCCTTTTACAAGCATATTCTTGGGGTTAAAGTAACATATCATGACATTGAAGCTATTGATCCtgattattttaagaatttaaaatggaTGCTTGAG AATGATATAAGCGATATCTTAGACTTAACATTCAGCATTGATGCTGATGAAGAAAAGCTAATTCTGTATGAACGTGCTCAA GTCACTGACTATGAACTGATCCCTGGTGGAAGAAATATCAGAGTAACTGAAGAAAACAAGCACCAGTATGTTGATTTAGTTGCTGAGCATCGATTAACAACTGCCATCCGTCCTCAGATAAATGCATTTATGGATGGTTTCAATGAGTTGATTCCTCGTGATTTGATATCTATTTTCAATGACAAGGAACTCGAACTCCTGATTAGTGGGTTGCCAGATATTGATT TGGATGATATGAGGGCGAACACAGAGTACTCTGGGTATAGTGCTGCTTCCCCTGCCATTCAGTGGTTCTGGGAGGTTGTTCAAGGATTCAGTAAAGAAGATAAGGCTCGCCTTCTGCAATTTGTGACTGGAACCTCGAAG GTGCCTTTGGAAGGGTTTAGTGCTCTGCAAGGAATTTCAGGATCACAGAAATTCCAGATTCACAAGGCATACGGCAGTCCAGATCACTTGCCTTCAGCACACACATG TTTCAATCAGTTGGATCTCCCAGAATATCCTTCGAAACAGCGTCTGGAGGAGAGACTGCTGCTCGCTATTCATGAAGCCAACGAAGGTTTTGGATTCGGTTGA